Proteins encoded in a region of the Streptomyces sp. NBC_00513 genome:
- a CDS encoding GCN5 family acetyltransferase — translation MGPSLTEILDAAAVGHFPPPDGGTTVVPQESGRDAGVIAFTAHSVVFTDEDPDWVRSTLAALTCDGLAATMNPRFLAAFLDRTGRGHDTIDLLTVAGPLAGPPPLELSEIVDPDHPRVRRALRRRHDIRVWSAAGGVLVLGRGIADRWEAAIEVDEDVRHKGLGRSLALAARHLVPDGAPVWSQQAAGNARSIRAFQAAGYRPIGAEALLLAPEAARAAR, via the coding sequence ATGGGTCCGAGCCTGACGGAGATACTCGACGCGGCGGCCGTCGGGCACTTCCCACCGCCCGACGGCGGCACGACCGTCGTCCCGCAGGAGAGCGGACGCGACGCGGGCGTCATCGCCTTCACCGCCCACTCCGTGGTGTTCACCGACGAGGACCCGGACTGGGTCCGCTCCACCCTCGCCGCCCTCACCTGCGACGGCCTCGCCGCCACCATGAACCCGCGCTTCCTCGCCGCGTTCCTGGACCGCACGGGCCGCGGCCACGACACCATCGACCTGCTCACCGTCGCCGGTCCGCTGGCCGGCCCGCCGCCACTGGAACTGTCCGAGATCGTCGACCCGGACCACCCCCGGGTCCGCCGGGCCCTGCGACGACGCCACGACATACGGGTCTGGTCCGCCGCCGGCGGCGTACTCGTCCTCGGTCGGGGGATCGCCGACCGCTGGGAGGCGGCGATCGAGGTGGATGAGGACGTGCGCCACAAGGGCCTCGGCCGGTCCCTGGCACTCGCCGCCCGCCACCTGGTCCCTGACGGGGCGCCCGTCTGGTCCCAACAGGCCGCCGGGAACGCCCGCAGCATCCGCGCCTTCCAGGCCGCCGGATACCGCCCGATCGGCGCGGAAGCGCTGCTCCTGGCCCCTGAAGCCGCCCGTGCGGCCCGCTGA